One stretch of Variovorax sp. 54 DNA includes these proteins:
- a CDS encoding class I SAM-dependent methyltransferase, with the protein MTTGKPARKLSAVPSTLRIPLAARASGDALFPQMAVRDAYAAGILEQIRDDDHALPDDRTTIYGILARTRRFRSLAQDFLKLHPGARVVNMGCGLSHYFQWLDDGKSRMTDADLPEVLELRRELIPETHPRHDLRELDLTAPGWWDQLGLPRKRQAQPVFLFTEGVLMYLTPEQVNAVLATFGERAPPGSVLAFDAMCWLAVGRARQHPSVRATGAEFQWGLRRYDDLTRPHPRLQLDGTYRVMEGMGLPYTLFAPMVLFFLGVPIYAVYALSVAD; encoded by the coding sequence ATGACCACCGGCAAACCCGCACGCAAGCTCTCGGCCGTACCGTCCACCTTGCGGATTCCGCTGGCCGCGCGGGCCTCGGGCGATGCGCTTTTTCCGCAGATGGCCGTGCGCGACGCCTACGCCGCCGGCATCCTCGAGCAGATCCGGGACGACGACCACGCCCTGCCCGACGACCGCACGACCATCTACGGCATCCTCGCGCGCACACGGCGCTTTCGCAGCCTGGCGCAAGACTTCCTCAAGCTGCACCCGGGCGCGCGCGTCGTGAACATGGGCTGCGGCCTGAGCCACTACTTCCAGTGGCTGGACGACGGCAAGTCGCGCATGACCGACGCCGACCTGCCCGAAGTGCTCGAGCTGCGCCGCGAGTTGATTCCCGAAACCCATCCGCGCCACGACCTTCGCGAACTCGACCTGACAGCGCCCGGCTGGTGGGACCAGCTCGGCCTGCCGCGCAAGCGCCAGGCGCAGCCGGTCTTCCTGTTCACCGAGGGCGTGCTGATGTACCTCACGCCCGAGCAGGTGAACGCCGTGCTCGCCACCTTCGGCGAACGCGCGCCCCCGGGTTCGGTGCTGGCCTTCGATGCGATGTGCTGGCTGGCCGTGGGCCGCGCGCGCCAGCACCCGTCGGTGCGCGCGACGGGTGCGGAGTTCCAATGGGGCCTGCGCCGCTACGACGACCTCACACGGCCGCATCCGCGCCTGCAGCTGGACGGCACCTACCGCGTGATGGAGGGCATGGGCCTGCCCTACACGCTGTTTGCGCCGATGGTGCTGTTCTTTCTTGGTGTGCCGATCTATGCGGTGTATGCGCTGAGCGTGGCGGACTGA
- a CDS encoding sigma-54-dependent Fis family transcriptional regulator yields the protein MTSEASAPSTSVAQARELFFAQGRDPAPWIAPHISRSWQRSRPVDPQCIDPTPMAPSLLNERREQAMRLLSCAQPELDGLAEHAVGNGCIVALSDASGLILEEIGSPDFLPKAQRVALQPGVEWSESHRGTNAIGTALAERVALMVLGGEHYLAQNGRLGCAAAPIFSGRGELAGALDISGETARVNHHALGLVRMAAQQVEHRMLLAEASGHVLRFHARPALIGTAREGLMVIEGGRIVAANRVALDLFGRSWEGLLDLDAEEFLGAQWPRMEHRRSLLTLPGGRQIATVMERTGTTNSGTGRTGGARQAMAANAAPVDNDDVVRPLLARAVRVLNEGVPVLVNGETGSGKEVFSRRLHAASRRSAGPFVAVDCASLPETLIEAELFGYEEGAFTGARRKGMPGRIREAHGGVLFLDEIAEIPLALQTRLLRVLEGRVVTPLGGGQGVAVDFDLVCATHAGLPALVEAGRFRADLMYRVAGFTVALPALHERADRRALIARLFLESGGAAKHLCLENDALERLAAYRWPGNVRELRSVLRALVALADPGDAVTADALPAHLHDAAPVADFSEATASQPNAPLQTITRHAIDEALRACDHDVARAARRLGVHRATVYRHLARQRPPTGNTKD from the coding sequence ATGACGAGTGAAGCTTCCGCACCATCGACCAGCGTCGCGCAGGCCCGCGAGCTGTTCTTTGCACAGGGCCGCGACCCGGCGCCGTGGATCGCGCCGCACATCTCGCGCTCGTGGCAGCGCAGCCGGCCGGTCGACCCGCAATGCATCGACCCCACGCCGATGGCGCCGTCGCTGCTCAACGAACGGCGCGAGCAGGCGATGCGCCTGCTCAGCTGCGCGCAGCCCGAGCTCGACGGGCTCGCCGAGCATGCGGTTGGCAACGGCTGCATCGTGGCGCTGTCGGACGCGAGCGGCCTCATCCTCGAAGAAATCGGCAGCCCCGACTTCCTGCCCAAGGCCCAGCGCGTGGCGCTGCAGCCCGGCGTGGAATGGTCGGAGAGTCACCGCGGCACCAACGCCATCGGCACCGCGCTGGCCGAGCGTGTGGCGCTGATGGTGCTGGGCGGCGAGCACTACCTGGCGCAGAACGGCCGGCTGGGCTGCGCGGCGGCGCCCATCTTCAGCGGACGCGGCGAACTGGCCGGCGCGCTCGACATCTCGGGCGAGACCGCGCGCGTGAACCACCACGCGCTCGGCCTCGTGCGCATGGCGGCGCAGCAGGTCGAGCACCGCATGCTGCTGGCCGAGGCCTCGGGCCATGTGCTGCGCTTCCATGCGCGGCCCGCGCTGATCGGCACCGCGCGCGAAGGGCTGATGGTGATCGAGGGCGGGCGCATCGTCGCGGCCAACCGCGTGGCGCTCGACCTGTTCGGCCGCTCGTGGGAGGGCCTGCTCGACCTCGATGCCGAAGAATTCCTGGGCGCGCAATGGCCGCGCATGGAGCACCGGCGCAGCCTGCTCACGCTGCCGGGCGGACGGCAGATCGCGACCGTCATGGAGCGCACCGGCACGACGAACAGCGGCACGGGCCGCACCGGTGGTGCGCGGCAGGCGATGGCCGCCAACGCTGCCCCGGTCGACAACGACGACGTGGTGCGTCCGCTGCTGGCGCGCGCCGTGCGCGTGCTCAACGAAGGCGTGCCGGTGCTGGTGAACGGCGAGACCGGCAGCGGCAAGGAGGTGTTCTCGCGCCGCCTGCACGCGGCCAGCCGCCGCAGCGCGGGCCCCTTCGTGGCGGTCGATTGCGCCTCGTTGCCCGAGACACTGATCGAGGCCGAGCTGTTCGGCTACGAAGAAGGCGCCTTCACCGGCGCGCGCCGCAAGGGCATGCCGGGCCGCATCCGTGAGGCGCACGGCGGTGTGCTGTTTCTCGACGAGATCGCCGAGATTCCACTCGCGCTGCAGACGCGCTTGCTGCGCGTGCTCGAAGGCCGCGTGGTCACACCGCTGGGCGGTGGCCAGGGCGTGGCAGTCGATTTCGACCTGGTCTGCGCCACGCACGCCGGCCTGCCCGCGCTGGTCGAGGCCGGGCGTTTCCGCGCCGACCTGATGTACCGCGTGGCCGGCTTCACCGTCGCCCTGCCCGCGCTGCACGAGCGCGCCGACCGGCGCGCGCTGATCGCGCGGCTGTTTCTCGAATCGGGCGGCGCCGCCAAGCACCTGTGCCTGGAGAACGACGCGCTCGAACGCCTGGCCGCCTACCGCTGGCCCGGCAACGTGCGCGAGCTGCGCAGCGTGCTGCGTGCGCTCGTCGCGCTGGCCGACCCGGGCGATGCGGTGACGGCCGACGCACTGCCCGCGCACCTGCACGACGCTGCGCCCGTTGCCGACTTCAGCGAAGCCACCGCGTCGCAACCCAACGCCCCCCTGCAGACCATCACGCGTCACGCCATCGACGAAGCGCTGCGGGCTTGCGACCACGACGTGGCGCGCGCGGCCCGCCGGCTCGGCGTGCACCGCGCCACCGTGTACCGCCACCTCGCGCGCCAGCGCCCGCCCACGGGCAACACCAAAGACTGA
- the adh gene encoding aldehyde dehydrogenase, translated as MDMLEPGKFGTAVPFKARYGNYIGGEWVAPVENQYFGNITPVTGKVFCEVPRSSAADIDRALDAAHKAKAAWGRTSTTERANILNRIADRMQENLAMLAAAETWDNGKPIRETMAADLPLAIDHFRYFASCIRSQEGGISEIDHETFAYHFHEPIGVVGQIIPWNFPILMAVWKLAPALAAGNCVVLKPAEQTPVSILVLMEVIGDLLPPGVLNVVNGFGVEAGKPLASSNRIGKIAFTGETTTGRLISQYASQNLIPVTLELGGKSPNIFFADVMERDDAFFDKALEGFTMFALNQGEVCTCPSRALIQESIYDRFMERALKRVAAIKQGSPLDAATMIGAQASSEQLEKILSYLDIGRQEGAQVLIGGERQQLEGDLADGYYVKPTVFRGHNKMRIFQEEIFGPVVSVTTFKDEEEALSIANDTLYGLGAGVWSRDMNRAFRMGRGIQAGRVWTNCYHQYPAHAAFGGYKQSGIGRENHKMMLDHYQQTKNLLVSYSENKLGFF; from the coding sequence ATGGACATGCTCGAACCGGGCAAATTCGGTACCGCAGTGCCTTTCAAGGCGCGCTACGGCAACTACATCGGCGGCGAATGGGTCGCGCCGGTGGAGAACCAGTATTTCGGCAACATCACGCCCGTCACCGGCAAGGTCTTCTGCGAAGTGCCGCGCTCCAGCGCCGCCGACATCGACCGCGCGCTCGACGCCGCCCACAAGGCCAAGGCCGCCTGGGGCCGCACTTCGACCACCGAGCGCGCCAACATCCTGAACCGCATCGCCGACCGCATGCAGGAAAACCTGGCCATGCTGGCTGCCGCCGAGACCTGGGACAACGGCAAACCCATTCGCGAGACCATGGCCGCCGACCTGCCGCTGGCCATTGACCACTTTCGCTACTTCGCCTCGTGCATCCGCTCGCAGGAAGGCGGCATCAGCGAGATCGACCACGAAACCTTCGCGTACCACTTTCACGAGCCTATCGGCGTGGTCGGCCAGATCATTCCGTGGAACTTTCCGATCCTCATGGCCGTGTGGAAGCTCGCGCCCGCGCTGGCGGCCGGCAACTGCGTGGTGCTCAAGCCGGCCGAGCAGACGCCGGTGTCGATCCTGGTGCTGATGGAGGTCATCGGCGACCTGCTGCCCCCGGGCGTGCTCAACGTGGTCAACGGCTTCGGTGTGGAAGCGGGCAAGCCGCTGGCGTCGAGCAATCGCATCGGCAAGATCGCCTTCACCGGCGAGACCACCACGGGCCGACTGATCTCGCAGTACGCGAGCCAGAACCTCATTCCGGTCACGCTGGAGCTTGGCGGCAAGTCGCCCAACATCTTCTTTGCTGACGTGATGGAGCGCGACGACGCCTTCTTCGACAAGGCGCTCGAAGGCTTCACGATGTTCGCGTTGAACCAGGGCGAGGTCTGCACCTGTCCGAGTCGTGCGCTCATTCAGGAATCGATCTACGACCGCTTCATGGAACGCGCACTGAAGCGCGTGGCCGCGATCAAGCAAGGCAGCCCGCTCGACGCGGCCACCATGATCGGCGCGCAGGCTTCGAGCGAGCAGCTGGAAAAAATCCTGTCGTACCTCGACATCGGCCGGCAGGAGGGCGCGCAGGTGCTGATCGGTGGCGAGCGCCAGCAACTCGAAGGCGACCTGGCCGACGGCTATTACGTGAAGCCGACCGTGTTCCGTGGCCACAACAAGATGCGCATCTTCCAGGAAGAAATCTTCGGCCCGGTCGTGTCGGTCACCACCTTCAAGGACGAGGAAGAAGCACTGTCCATTGCCAACGATACGCTCTACGGCCTGGGCGCCGGCGTGTGGAGCCGCGACATGAACCGCGCCTTCCGTATGGGCCGTGGCATCCAGGCCGGTCGCGTGTGGACCAACTGCTACCACCAGTACCCGGCGCATGCGGCCTTCGGCGGCTACAAGCAGTCGGGCATCGGGCGCGAGAACCACAAGATGATGCTCGACCACTACCAGCAGACCAAGAACCTGCTCGTGAGCTACAGCGAGAACAAGCTGGGCTTCTTCTGA
- a CDS encoding DUF779 domain-containing protein → MTGEVLRVTATDAALALIDDLAARHGPLMFHQSGGCCDGSAPMCYAQGEFIVGDYDRLLGHIGGMPFYISGPQFEYWQHTQLIIDVVPGRGGMFSLEGPLGVRFLTRSRLFTDAEWAVLEAEAAK, encoded by the coding sequence ATGACCGGCGAGGTCCTGCGCGTGACCGCGACCGACGCGGCGCTCGCGCTCATCGACGACCTCGCCGCCAGGCACGGCCCGCTGATGTTCCATCAGTCGGGCGGCTGCTGCGATGGCAGCGCGCCCATGTGCTACGCGCAGGGCGAGTTCATCGTGGGCGACTACGACCGGCTGCTGGGCCACATCGGCGGCATGCCGTTCTACATCAGCGGGCCGCAGTTCGAGTACTGGCAGCACACGCAGCTGATCATCGACGTGGTGCCGGGGCGCGGCGGCATGTTCTCGCTGGAAGGGCCGCTGGGCGTGCGCTTCCTGACGCGCTCGCGACTGTTCACGGACGCGGAGTGGGCCGTGCTCGAGGCCGAGGCGGCGAAGTAG
- a CDS encoding TOBE domain-containing protein: MKISARNVLSGKVIAIVRGPVTTEVTLEIAPGVQIVSTITSSSAESLKLSEGANAYAVIKASSVMVGTD, encoded by the coding sequence ATGAAGATCAGCGCACGCAACGTCCTCTCCGGCAAGGTCATCGCCATCGTTCGCGGCCCCGTCACCACCGAAGTCACGCTGGAGATCGCGCCCGGCGTGCAGATCGTCTCGACCATCACCAGCAGCTCGGCCGAATCGCTGAAGCTCAGCGAAGGCGCGAATGCCTATGCGGTGATCAAGGCGTCGAGTGTGATGGTGGGGACTGATTGA
- a CDS encoding LysR family transcriptional regulator codes for MPPTINPARVDFVTLRLFCAVAQSGSITKGAGACHLALSAASRRLSDFEAATGSKLLERSAQGIALTPAGHVAMQHAMRLFQGFEQFSNELGDYASGVRGHVRLWANMSALTEFLPTTLATFLGQHPDIRVEVEEQLSGDIVRALVDGLADVGVFAENTPAYGLDVAPFQTDELVVLCAKPHPLARLRVKKVDFKTCLAHEFVGLNRSSSLLELTSRAAEQAGIPMRLRVQVRSFDAMCHMIAANLGIGVVPLAACKAQVAALDLKVVHLKDAWATRRLLMATKTGAALSPAAQLLVRQLLQQAGP; via the coding sequence ATGCCCCCCACCATCAACCCCGCGCGTGTCGATTTCGTGACGCTGCGCCTCTTCTGCGCAGTGGCCCAGTCGGGCAGCATCACCAAGGGCGCGGGGGCGTGTCACCTCGCGCTCTCGGCGGCGAGCCGGCGCCTGTCCGACTTCGAAGCCGCCACAGGCTCGAAGCTGCTCGAACGCAGCGCCCAGGGCATCGCGCTCACGCCAGCGGGCCACGTGGCTATGCAGCATGCGATGCGGCTGTTCCAGGGCTTCGAGCAGTTCAGCAACGAGCTGGGCGACTACGCCAGCGGCGTGCGCGGCCATGTGCGGTTGTGGGCCAACATGTCGGCGCTGACGGAGTTCCTGCCGACCACGCTGGCGACCTTCCTCGGGCAGCATCCCGATATCCGCGTCGAGGTCGAGGAACAACTGAGCGGCGACATCGTGCGCGCGCTGGTCGACGGCCTCGCCGACGTGGGCGTGTTCGCCGAGAACACACCCGCCTACGGCCTCGACGTCGCGCCCTTCCAGACCGACGAGCTCGTGGTGCTGTGCGCCAAACCACACCCGCTGGCCCGCCTGCGCGTGAAGAAGGTCGACTTCAAGACCTGCCTGGCGCACGAGTTCGTGGGGTTGAACCGCAGCAGCTCGCTGCTCGAGCTGACTTCGCGTGCCGCCGAGCAAGCCGGCATTCCGATGCGCTTGCGCGTGCAGGTGCGCAGCTTCGATGCGATGTGCCACATGATCGCGGCCAACCTCGGCATCGGCGTGGTGCCGCTGGCCGCCTGTAAGGCGCAGGTGGCCGCGCTCGATCTGAAGGTGGTGCACCTGAAGGACGCGTGGGCCACACGGCGCTTGTTGATGGCGACGAAGACGGGCGCGGCGCTCTCGCCGGCGGCGCAACTGCTGGTGCGACAGCTGCTGCAGCAAGCCGGACCGTAG
- a CDS encoding YjfI family protein has translation MQSLLDQLKGLDVLAGAAMGGLPVQLQPIPGSTPVVQVSIEGRDELPIFVTSSDMQIICICYLWTEEEVKPERRTELLESLLDLNPSVPLSSFGRVGGRYVLTGALGRNASVEDIAREVAVLSDNALDALDALSEFLN, from the coding sequence ATGCAATCACTGCTCGATCAACTCAAGGGGCTCGATGTGCTGGCCGGTGCGGCGATGGGTGGGCTGCCCGTGCAGCTGCAGCCCATTCCGGGCAGCACGCCCGTGGTCCAGGTGAGCATCGAAGGGCGCGATGAGCTGCCGATCTTCGTCACCAGTTCCGACATGCAGATCATCTGCATCTGCTACCTCTGGACCGAGGAAGAGGTGAAGCCCGAGCGGCGCACCGAGCTGCTCGAATCGCTGCTCGACCTCAACCCGTCGGTGCCGCTGTCGTCCTTCGGGCGCGTCGGCGGGCGCTACGTGCTCACCGGGGCGCTCGGGCGCAATGCGAGCGTGGAAGACATCGCACGCGAAGTGGCCGTGCTCAGCGACAACGCGCTCGATGCACTCGACGCCTTGTCCGAATTCCTGAACTAA
- a CDS encoding PspA/IM30 family protein, with amino-acid sequence MTVIKKLVTLLRGSAREIGESVIDSNATRIYEQEIIDAKHSIEKAKGDLTGVMAKEMQSAREIERLKGEVMRYEGLALEALNKTQEGLALDVASKVGTLEQELDEQAKAHAAYALQVSRLKDLIKSAEARIREHEREIGIAKTTESVYRATQSISENIGSGGSRLASARESLERIRSRHEDLSDRMTAGQQLEDEFGHSALEKKLAAAGIGNDVDRTGKVMERIRARQAKPSEPAQE; translated from the coding sequence ATGACAGTCATCAAGAAGCTGGTCACCTTGCTGCGCGGCAGCGCCCGCGAAATCGGCGAGAGCGTGATCGACAGCAACGCCACGCGCATCTACGAGCAGGAAATCATCGACGCCAAGCACAGCATCGAAAAGGCCAAGGGCGACCTCACCGGCGTGATGGCCAAGGAGATGCAGTCGGCCCGCGAAATCGAACGCCTGAAGGGCGAGGTCATGCGCTACGAAGGCCTGGCGCTCGAGGCGCTCAACAAGACGCAAGAAGGCCTGGCGCTCGACGTGGCGTCCAAGGTCGGCACGCTCGAGCAGGAACTCGACGAGCAGGCCAAGGCCCACGCTGCGTATGCGCTGCAGGTGTCGCGGCTCAAGGACCTGATCAAGTCGGCCGAGGCGCGCATCCGCGAGCACGAGCGCGAGATCGGCATCGCCAAGACCACCGAGAGCGTCTACCGCGCCACGCAGTCGATCTCCGAGAACATCGGCAGCGGCGGTTCGCGCCTGGCCAGCGCACGCGAGTCGCTGGAGCGCATCCGCTCGCGTCACGAAGACCTGTCCGACCGCATGACGGCGGGCCAGCAGCTCGAAGACGAGTTCGGTCACAGCGCGCTCGAAAAGAAGCTGGCCGCGGCGGGCATCGGCAACGACGTCGACCGCACCGGCAAGGTGATGGAGCGCATCCGCGCCCGGCAAGCCAAGCCGTCCGAACCGGCTCAGGAGTGA
- a CDS encoding OB-fold-containig protein, translating to MGDFMGAVTGYPTAIYTVLLGVVVIYWVLAVVGMVDFESSGIDVDLHTHADGDTSDMGQIASYVVAFGLNGVPFSVAVSLLVLVAWTLSCLGGEWLLPLVPTMVLKLLAGTVLLVVSAALAIPVTAVAIRPLKGLFVSHTAVSNAALVGQVCRVVTGVVNEKDGRAEVARRGASLNIRVWAPTPNPLKRGSHALILEYDEVAARYLIAAHEDIV from the coding sequence ATGGGCGATTTCATGGGAGCGGTGACGGGGTACCCCACCGCGATCTACACGGTGCTGCTCGGCGTCGTGGTGATCTATTGGGTGCTCGCGGTGGTCGGCATGGTCGACTTCGAGAGCAGCGGGATCGACGTCGACCTGCACACGCATGCCGACGGCGACACCAGCGACATGGGCCAGATCGCGAGCTACGTGGTCGCCTTCGGCCTGAACGGCGTGCCGTTCTCGGTGGCCGTGAGCCTGCTGGTGCTGGTGGCCTGGACGCTCTCGTGCCTGGGGGGCGAGTGGCTGCTGCCGCTGGTGCCGACGATGGTGCTCAAGCTGCTGGCCGGCACGGTGCTGCTGGTGGTCAGCGCGGCGCTTGCCATTCCGGTGACGGCGGTGGCGATTCGCCCGCTCAAGGGCCTCTTCGTGAGCCACACGGCCGTGAGCAATGCGGCGCTGGTGGGTCAGGTCTGCCGCGTCGTCACCGGCGTGGTGAACGAGAAGGACGGCCGCGCCGAAGTGGCGCGCCGCGGCGCCAGCCTCAACATCCGCGTCTGGGCGCCCACGCCCAACCCCCTCAAGCGCGGCTCGCACGCGCTCATCCTCGAATACGACGAGGTGGCCGCGCGCTACCTCATCGCGGCGCACGAAGACATCGTCTGA
- a CDS encoding zf-TFIIB domain-containing protein produces the protein MNPNLKCSCVAHAAMQPVALAAALLGVQCGDCHGMVMDMDDWRGWKAADPKRVPHEVDDEVIEVFDLAAVRHCPECERLMQRLRVSAGPDFRIDRCVACQNLWFDQGEWRALVSRGLAGRLDELLSDGWQRRLQTEEVREARLAALRRRYGDDCIDELDRIRTWLDTQPHRDELLALLRAD, from the coding sequence ATGAACCCGAACCTGAAGTGCAGCTGCGTCGCCCATGCCGCGATGCAGCCCGTCGCACTCGCCGCAGCCTTGCTCGGCGTGCAGTGCGGCGACTGCCACGGCATGGTGATGGACATGGACGACTGGCGCGGCTGGAAAGCCGCCGACCCGAAGCGCGTGCCGCATGAGGTCGACGACGAGGTGATCGAGGTGTTCGACCTCGCCGCCGTGCGCCACTGCCCCGAGTGCGAGCGGCTGATGCAGCGCCTGCGCGTGAGCGCCGGGCCCGACTTCCGCATCGACCGCTGCGTGGCCTGCCAGAACCTCTGGTTCGACCAGGGCGAATGGCGCGCCCTCGTGAGCCGCGGCCTGGCCGGCCGGCTCGACGAGCTGCTGTCCGATGGCTGGCAGCGCCGGCTGCAGACCGAGGAGGTGCGCGAGGCGCGCCTTGCCGCGCTGCGCCGCCGCTACGGCGACGACTGCATCGACGAGCTGGACCGCATCCGCACCTGGCTCGACACCCAGCCTCACCGCGACGAATTGCTCGCACTGCTGCGCGCGGACTGA